One region of Primulina tabacum isolate GXHZ01 chromosome 17, ASM2559414v2, whole genome shotgun sequence genomic DNA includes:
- the LOC142531298 gene encoding uncharacterized protein LOC142531298 — protein MNQRAFGRLCYLLTNLGGLGDSRYVRVEEKVAMFLSILAHHKKNRVAGHDYIRSGQTVSAHFLDVLKALLKLHPLLLVKPSPVDDDCRNEAWRCFKGCLGALDGTLIGVHVPCRDKARYRNRKGTIAVNVLVVCDRNMNFIYALTGWEGSAADARVLRDALNRDDSFRVPREAEKQLKQLYMDSGASSASVVVRSKKQDKTRRSWNAREEEVLIQALKDVITKGWKSENEFKAGYLNLLENAMQESIPGNSLRGNPHINSKIHVWKKTYSTLVTLLSKSGVGWNDCNNTIDVTDETWETIVKTDPTLRSMRHKQWTHYHDWCEIFGNDRATGERATNFENALHEVLNIDNELRTDAWIAETLAFDTVDAAEDSKSENNTPSSKPKECVTSKIKKRKKATDDEQSMLKPSKTSPT, from the exons ATGAATCAAAGAGCGTTTGGACGGCTCTGTTATTTGTTAACAAACTTAGGAGGGTTAGGTGATTCAAGATACGTACGCGTCGAAGAGAAAGTGGCCATGTTCTTGTCTATATTGGCGCATCATAAAAAGAATCGGGTAGCTGGGCATGATTACATACGTAGTGGACAGACAGTTAGTGCTCATTTCCTTGATGTTCTTAAAGCATTGCTAAAGTTACATCCCCTACTCCTTGTCAAGCCGTCTCCTGTCGACGATGATTGTAGAAACGAAGCATGGAGGTGTTTTAAG GGTTGCCTCGGCGCATTGGATGGAACCCTTATCGGTGTACATGTCCCTTGCCGAGATAAAGCAAGATACAGAAATCGAAAAGGTACAATTGCAGTGAATGTATTGGTGGTATGTGACCGCAATATGAATTTCATATATGCTCTCACGGGCTGGGAGGGATCCGCGGCAGATGCTCGAGTTTTAAGAGATGCGCTAAACAGGGATGATTCATTTAGAGTTCCACGAG AGGCAGAGAAACAACTCAAGCAACTGTATATGGATAGTGGAGCATCGTCGGCGAGCGTTGTCGTTAGGAGCAAAAAACAAGACAAGACACGACGTAGTTGGAATGCTCGAGAAGAAGAAGTACTAATCCAAGCACTGAAAGATGTCATAACAAAGGGATGGAAAAGTGAGAATGAATTTAAGGCTGGTTATTTAAATTTGTTGGAGAATGCAATGCAGGAATCTATCCCCGGGAATAGCTTACGTGGAAATCCACATATCAATTCGAAGATCCACGtgtggaagaaaacatataGCACTTTAGTTACATTGTTAAGCAAAAGTGGTGTGGGGTGGAACGATTGTAATAACACAATCGATGTCACAGATGAGACATGGGAGACAATCGTCAAG ACCGACCCAACGTTACGTTCAATGAGACACAAGCAGTGGACACATTACCATGACTGGTGTGAGATATTTGGAAATGATCGTGCTACAGGTGAACGCGCAACCAATTTCGAGAATGCACTGCATGAGGTCCTAAACATAGATAATGAACTACGTACTGATGCGTGGATTGCCGAGACACTTGCGTTTGACACCGTTGATGCTGCTGAAGACTCTAAATCTGAGAATAATACGCCGTCCTCGAAACCGAAGGAATGTGTAACTTCGAAGattaagaaaagaaagaaagccACTGACGACGAGCAGTCAATGTTGAAGCCATCAAAAACCTCGCCGACATAA
- the LOC142531299 gene encoding clavaminate synthase-like protein At3g21360 produces the protein MLANSVFFKEIKIPQQKTYGGVVFPAALIPTAPESHDPSALTAAIKDHKPWLNSLLHRHGAVLFRGFDSLSKASDFNDVVEAFGYEELPYVGGAAPRTNIVGRVFTANESPPDQKIPFHHEMAQVPEYPSKLFFFCEIEPANGGETPIVLSHVVYDKMKEKYPDFVEKLEKHGVIYTRILGENDDPSSPIGRGWKSTFLTEDKNVAEERAAKLNMKLQWTEDGVKSIMGPIPAVKYDETRDRKIWFNSMVAAYTGWEDARNDPKKAVVFGDGTPLPGHIIYDCLHILEEESIAIPWQKGDILLIDNLAVLHSRRPFLPPRRILASLCR, from the exons ATGCTAGCGAATtcagttttcttcaaagaaatcaAGATTCCCCAGCAGAAAACCTACGGCGGAGTTGTCTTTCCCGCTGCTTTGATCCCCACGGCACCGGAATCCCATGATCCGTCGGCTTTAACGGCGGCCATCAAAGATCATAAGCCGTGGCTTAACTCCCTTCTGCACAGGCACGGGGCTGTTCTGTTTAGGGGGTTTGATTCCCTATCGAAGGCTTCGGACTTCAACGACGTCGTTGAGGCGTTTGGGTACGAGGAGCTTCCTTATGTGGGCGGCGCTGCTCCGAGGACTAACATCGTTGGTCGAGTTTTCACCGCGAATGAGTCTCCGCCCGATCAGAAAATCCCTTTTCATCATGAAATGGCTCAG GTTCCTGAGTACCCGTCCAAGTTGTTTTTCTTTTGTGAGATAGAACCTGCGAATGGGGGAGAAACTCCTATTGTTCTCAGTCATGTTGTATACGATAAGATGAAAGAAAAGTACCCAGATTTCGTTGAAAAACTAGAGAAGCATGGAGTAATTTATACCAGAATCTTGGGAGAAAACGACGATCCCTCGTCCCCGATCGGCCGTGGTTGGAAATCTACATTCTTGACCGAAGATAAGAACGTGGCCGAGGAAAG GGCTGCTAAGCTGAACATGAAGCTGCAATGGACAGAGGATGGAGTCAAATCAATAATGGGACCGATCCCGGCTGTTAAATATGATGAAACTAGGGACCGTAAGATTTGGTTCAACAGTATGGTGGCTGCTTATACTGGTTGGGAAGATGCACGAAATGATCCCAAGAAGGCAGTTGTTTTTGGTGATGGAACGCCTTTGCCCGGTCATATCATTTACGACTGTTTACATATCCTGGAAGAAGAAAGCATTGCGATCCCATGGCAGAAAGGTGACATACTACTGATAGATAATCTGGCTGTTCTTCACTCTAGAAGACCTTTCCTCCCTCCCCGCCGGATATTAGCTTCACTTTGCAGGTGA